DNA sequence from the Merismopedia glauca CCAP 1448/3 genome:
AATTTCTGTAGAGACGTAGCACTGCTACGTCTCTACAACTACGTTTACCCTTGTAAAGCTTCCGCACCGCCGACTACTTCCAATATTTCTTGGGTAATAGCGGCTTGTCTAGCTTTGTTATAGGACAAAGTAAGAGTCCCAATCAGTTCTTTAGCGTTATCGCTAGCGTTGTTCATCGCCGTCATCCGTGCGGCTAGTTCGCTAGCGGCTGATTCTTGTAATGCCCGTAGCAATTGATTATTCAAATACAAAGGCAATAAAGCATCCAAGATCTGGAGAGGATCTTGCTCAAACAGCATATCTTGGGGTAAAGCCTTGCTTTGAGACGCAACTTTTTCGCGGGTAACTTCAAAGTCACCACCCCTAGTTGTTAGGTGAAATATTTCGTCATCAGTAGCTTCTAAACCTTGAATTGTCAAAGGTAACAAAGTTTGAATTACTGGACGAGAACTGATTAAAGAGACAAATTTGGTGTAAACCAACTCTATTTTATCTACACTCTCAGATAAGAATAAAGATAATAACTCGTCAGCAATTTTAGAAGCTTCAGCCGAAGTAGGAACCTGTTCTAAGCCAGTGTAGGTGGCATCAATCGGCTGCTCGCGACGTTGGAAGTATTGAATGGCTTTCCGACCAACTAAGATAAATTTATAGTCTTTACCTTCAGCTTTGAGTTCGCTGGCGCGATTTTCTGCCCGTCTGATTATATTGGTATTATAAGCGCCGCACAAACCGCGATCGCCTGTGACGACCAACAATCCGATACACTTGGGTTCCCGTTGTCTCAGCAACGGTAAATTACCATTTTCAAACCCCAGACGGTTTTGCAATCCATATAATACTTGTACCAAGCGATCGGCAAAAGGACGAGTAGCAATAACCTGCTCTTGTGCCCGTCTGACTTTAGCTGCTGCCACTAGTCGCATGGCTTCCGTAATTTTTTTGGTATTCTTGACCGATTGAATGCGATCACGAATAGTTTTTAAATTAGCCATATTCTTTCCCTAGATTTTTCTGTATCTACGACCAATTTTTCGCCATGAGTCGCCATGTTATACCAATTTGAAAAAAGAATGCCGCAGGTGTTTGTAGGGGCGGGTTTAGCCCAGATATTTTCCCTGCAACGATTTACCTCGAGCCAAAACCCGCCCTGACCACCGCTCAAGCTTTTGTCTTTCCTAAGCAGTGGCTAGGAAATTTTTCTTGAATTCGACAATTGCTTCTTTGAGCAAGTTTTCGGCTTCGTCTCCTAGCTTCTTCTCGGTGCGGACTAGTTGAACATAAGTAGGTTTGCTACTCTTCAGGTAATCCCGCAGTCCTTTAGCAAAGCTGACGATCTTCTCAACTGGAATATCGTCTAAATAACCATTCAGACCAGCATAGACAGTCGCTACTTGCTCGTACACCGATAGAGGAGAGTACTGAGGCTGTTTGAGCAACTCCCGCAAACGTTGACCTCTAGCCAATTGGTCTTGAGTAGTTTTATCTAGATCAGAGGCAAATTGAGCAAAGGCTTGCAAATCGTCAAATTGGGCTAGTTCTAGCTTCAATTTACCTGCCACCTGTTTCATGGCTTTGGTTTGAGCCGCAGAACCCACGCGGGATACAGAAATCCCTGGGTTAATCGCTGGACGCAAACCAGAGTTGAATAGGTCAGAAGATAGGAAAATTTGCCCGTCGGTAATGGAAATTACGTTGGTGGGAATATAGGCAGAAACGTCACCAGCTTGGGTTTCGATGATGGGTAGGGCAGTCATACTACCTTCACCCAATTCGTTACTTAGTTTCGCAGCGCGCTCCAATAAACGAGAGTGGAGGTAGAATACGTCTCCAGGATAAGCTTCCCGTCCTGGTGGACGACGCAGGAGCAAGGACATCTGACGGTAGGCTTGGGCTTGCTTGGAAAGGTCATCATAGATGATCAAGGTAGCTTTGCCTTTGTACATAAAGTACTCAGCCATCGTTGCTCCAGTATAGGGAGCTAAGTATTGTAGGGTGGCTGGTTCGTTGGCGTTAGCAGCTACGACGATGGTGTAAGCCATCGCGCCGTTTTCTTCTAACACGTTAATAACTTGAGCTACGGTAGAAGCCTTTTGACCGATCGCTACATAAACGCAGATCACATCTTCTTCTTTTTGGTTGAGAATGGTATCTACAGCGATCGCAGTTTTCCCAGTTTGACGGTCACCAATGATTAATTCTCGCTGACCCCGACCGACAGGAATCATCGCGTCAATTGCGGTAATCCCAGTTTGCATCGGTTCGTATACGGAGCGACGCTCAATGATCCCAGGAGCCATTGATTCGATCAGGCGAGTTTCGGTGGTGTTAATTTCTCCCTTACCATCAATCGGGCGACCTAAAGCGTCTACGACGCGACCAATTAAGGCTTCCCCGACTCCCACCTGGGCAATTTTGCCACTAGCGATGACAGAGCTACCTTCTTGGATTTCTCTACCTTCGCCCATTAGCACTGCGCCTACGTTATCTTCTTCAAGGTTTAAGGCAATGCCGACGGTTCCGTCTTCAAAATCTAATAGTTCCCCAGCCATAGCTTTTTCTAAGCCATAGATCCGCGCAATACCGTCACCTACTTGGAGAACAGTACCCACGTTAGAAACTTTGACATCGCGATCGTATTGTTCGATCTGCTGCTTAATAATATTGCTAATTTCGTCAGGTCTGATGCTAATCATTGCTGTTGGTTAGTGATGATTGGTTCGTTGGCATGAAAATTGCTAGTCACTATGACTAATAGCTTATTTAGCACTGTTGAGGCGTAATCCCAAACGACGCAGTTGTCCGCGCAAGCTAGCATCTAGCACTTGGGAACCCACCTTAATAATTACCCCACCAATAATATCTGGGTCTATTTTGGTTTCTAGTTCCACTTCGCGAGCTTGAGTCATGCCCTTAACTTTACCTTGCACTGACTGCATTTGAGATTCTGTCAAAGGAACTGCTGATGTCACTTGAGCCAAAACAGTTTGGTTCATAGCTCGCAGTAATGCTCGATATTGCTGACAAAGTGGCTCTATAAAAGCGCTTCGTCTTCTGTCTACTAACAACTGCAAGATATTTAGGGTATAAGCCTGAATTTCTGACCCTAATACCTGTTGTAAGACATTTTTCTTACTTTCAGCTTTGATGATTGGATTATTCAGAAAATCTCTAAAATCTGAGGATTTTCCTAGAAGATTCAAGATAGCACTCATATCTTCGCCAATCTTTTCCGTCAGATCGTTATCTTTGGCAATAGACATCAAGGCTTCTGCATAAGGCTCAACTATTTCTGAGCGTACTGCTTTCATGAGCCACCTCCTAATTGAGCCAAGCTACTATCGACTAATTTTTGTTGAGTCGACTCATCCAAGATTGATTGCAGTTGGGACTCAACTTTTTGCATAGCTAGAGTAGCAACTCGCTCTCTAAGTTCGGCTATAGCCTTGTCTCTATCTGCGTTTAAGTCTTGAGCAGCAGTTTGCTTCATTCTCTCGACATCTTGGTCTGCTTTTCGCAAAATTGCCTCTCTACTAGTCTTGGCGCTTTCTACGGCAGATTGGCGAATCCTTTCAGCTTCAGCTTCAGCTTCAGCTAATTGCTTTTCAGCTACCGCTAAGGCTTTAGCAGCTTCTTGCTGTTGCTGCTCTGCTTCTTGAATAGATGCACCAATCCGAGCTTGTCGTTCGCCCAAGATATTTGCCAAAACTTTACGTCCAAAGTAAACTAGGACACCAACTAAAATCGCTAAATTGATTAAGTTTGTCTCTAGTATGTCTAGGTTAATCCCAAAACCACCGTGGGACTGTGCTTCTGCTATCTCTAGTAACCAAAAATTACCCATAATCCCCATCCAGTTCCATTTTGCCCCCAAGCTTGACTTGGAAAATGCAAAAAGCGATCGATAATGACAGTTTTCCGCTTACAAGCCTTTAATTTATCTGTTAGCTAGTTGAACACCCAACAGTTTTTCCAAAATTTGCCGGCTCAAGATATCTACTTGCTGCTCTAAAGATCTCATCGCTTCTTGTTTTTGCACTTCTATTTCTTGAGCAGCTTGTTCTCTTTTCGCCACAGCTTCTTGCTGAGCTTCAGCGATTTTTTGCGCCCCCAACTTCTTCGCTTCTGCTTGAGCGTCAGCGATAACAGTTTGTGACTGGCGGCGCGTTTGAGCTAATTTTTGCTCGTATTCTTGGCGCAACTGCTCGGCTTTGGCGATTTTTCCTTTCGCTCCCTGTTCGGTTTGGCGGATGTACTCATCTCGCTCATCCAATGCTTGACCTAATGGCTTGTAGAGTAAGGCATTTAAGATAAATGCCAACAACAGAAATTGGACTGCCATTAAGGGCAAAGTAGCATCAAAATCAAACATTTCTCCCTCTTTGGCGAAAATAGCTCTCTTGAAACATCTAGTTAGTTTAGTTTTTAATTTCGCTGAGACGGACTCACCAGCCAAAAACTCATAGTTCGTGACTGATGAATCACGCTACAGAGCCAATCGAGTCATTCTTATGCGAAAGGATTAGCAAATAAGAGAACTAGAGCAATAACTAGACCATAAATGGTGAGAGATTCCATAAATGCCAAAGTTAAAAGCAGAGTAGCCCGAATTTTCCCTTCTGCTTCTGGTTGACGAGCAATCCCTGCTACGGCTTCACCGGCTGCGGTTCCTTGACCAATACCAGAACCTATCGCTGCCAAACCAATTGCAAAACCAGCACCTAAAACTGAAGCAGCAGCAACTATGGGTTCCATGATAATTTTCCTTTTTTTTTGATTACAGAAACAAAACAATATTCACAGGGTCAGAACTAATTTTCTGAATTATTGAGACTAATTAAGTCACAACTGAGGATTTCTCAAGAATGTTCCTCATGTCCTTCATCTCCATGACCTTCCATCGCTTCATGAATGTATGCGGCAGCTAGGGTCGCGAAAACTAAAGCCTGGATAGCACTAGTAAACAGTCCTAAAGCCATGACTGGTAAAGGAATGAATAAGGGGATTAGTAGCACTAAAACTGCCACTACCAATTCATCTGCCAAAATGTTACCGAATAAACGGAAACTTAGGGAAAGAGGCTTGGTAAAGTCTTCTAAAATAGCAATTGGTAACAGGATAGGGGTTGGTTCAATATACTTTTTAAAGTATCCTAAACCCCGCTTTTTAAAACCTGCGTAAAAGTATGCTAGAGACGTGAGCAATGCTAGTGCTACTGTCGTATTAATGTCATTGGTAGGAGCAGCTAATTCCGCGTCAGGTAGCTTAATTAGCTTCCAGGGAAGTAGGGCACCCGACCAATTTGAGACAAAAATAAACAGAAACAAGGTGCCGATGAAGGGCACCCAAGGACGGTATTCTTTTTCGCCTAACTGGCTTTTTGCCAAGTCCCTGATAAATTCAAGGGCATACTCCATCAGATTTTGAATTCCTTGGGGAATTCTTTTAATATTTCTGGTAGCAGCTAAAGAAGCTATCACTAGCACGGCAATGACAAACCAGGAGACGAGAAACACCTGTCCGTGAACTTTCAAATTGCCTAATTGCCAGTAGAAGTGATGACCTACTTCTAATGAGGCAATAGTTAGTGAGTTTGAGATGTTTAGGGCGCTAAGCATCGTCTTCCAATTGATTGGTTTCCTCTTTGTTTGCCAGAGGCGGTTGGGTGACTTTCGTGCCTCTGTTGGGTGCTTGTGTATCGAGGGTTAAATCTCGGTTATCAGCACTGAGTTTGGGTAAATACCCAAAGCAATAAGAGCGATCGCTCACCCTTTCAGCTACATTTCGTTAGTAGCTAAAACTCGCACTCTTGGTCGCCTTGGTTTTATATGCTACGCAGCATATAGACAACTACCGCAGCTTTATAAGTCAAAAATCCCAAAAATATGGGCATGATCTGGAGTTGATCCCATCGGGCGGCTAAAATTATTAGTCCGATGAACAGCGCAAATCGCGCTTTGCTCAACTTCATTCTTTCTGGGCTAAGTCGTGCGACATCTTTACCCAACATTCTCAAGTAAACCACACCTGTGCACGCTCCAATTAAGTAATTTAGAGCGACGTTCAAAGAATAAATTAGCCACACGTAAACAAAAACCATTCCTATCAAGATGAGACTAATAGACACTAGATCTTGCTGCAATTGATAGTACTCAGACAAATGCCGATCCGAGGGATTTGTTTTGAAATTAAGTTTTTCCGTGGTTGAGGGATTCTCTGACACAGGAGCAGTTACCGAACAAGTTTTTTAAGTAGTTGGCAATTTCCACAAGACTATAGTGTGTCTGTAGCAGCCAAAGGAGATCATACCATGCTTAAGTTAACAATCCTTAAAATCTGAAGCGTAAAAATCACACCACCGCTACTCGAAAACCAATACTGTTATACCTGTAAACGGGAGGATATCTATAACGGTAAGCACTACGACAAACTAGAGGTAATGAGTGCCAAGAACCACCCCGAAAAACCCTGTAGTTATTATTTCCGCCCTTTTCCCAAACGTTCCCATCTGTAGGTGCATCTCGATAATTAGTATGCCAAGGATCTGCACACCATTCCCAAACGTTCCCGTGCATATCATACAATCCAAAGCCATTAGCTAAACTAAAACTACCGATGGGAGTAGTTTCCCATCTATTTCTACCTTTAGGACCAGTAGCATAATTATAAGTGCCATCATAGTTGGCTAAGTCTGCTGTAATAGTTTCTCCAAAATGGAAGGGAGTAGTAGTCCCAGATCGGCAACTATACTCCCATTGTGCTTCGCTAGGCAAGCAATATTTTTTACCTGTTTTTCGAGATAATCTGGCGCAAAATTCTACTGCATCTTGCCAAGAAACACTTTCTACAGGTCGATTATCCCCTTTAAATTTGGCTGGGTCAGGATTGAGAGGACAGTTAATTTCTGGTAGGTTAGCAACGGCTCTCCATTGAGCTTGAGAAATTGGGTATTTACCTAGGAAAAAGGGGGCTAGAGTGACTTTATGTTGAGGGCTTTCGTAGGTATCTCTATCTTTTTCAGTAGATGGAGAACCCATCACAAATTCCCCACCAGAAATATAGACCATTTCTAGAAATAATTGGTTACCTAAATCCTCACTAAAGTATTCACAGGTATCTGAATAACGATTAATTTCCTTACCCAACCCATCAATTGTGACAACCTCAAATTCAAACTGTTTCAGCTTGATTTGAGACACAGGATTAAGTGGTGTCAAAGAGAAAATTTGCGGAATAAACTCAGATTTTTGAGGCAAAACCAATGAGTTTAAATCGTCGATTAGCTCGTCTGCGAATTTATATCTAGTTGGTAAATCAGCTAGTAATTTATCTATAATATTAGCCAACTTATCGTTAATACTAATACCTTTAACTTGTAATTGTTCCCGCCATAGCCAACAGTTATCTCTCGGATTATATAAGTAGAAAGGATGAGTTCCGGTTAATAAGTGCAAACTAGTAGCACCTAAAGCATATAAATCGCTACTTGTGGAGGAATCACCATATAGCATCTGTTCTTGAGGCGCATATCCTGGAGTTCCAGTTGTGATTCCAAATTTGGTATCCATCGTGCCAGTTAACTGTTTAGAAATACCAAAATCTATTAAGACTAATTTGCCATCTTTATGACGTCGGATGATATTTTCTGGTTTTAAATCTCTATGAATTACAGGTATGCTATGAATAAATTGTAAGATTTGGGTAATATCTAATAAGTCTTTAACTAATAGCGATTGATTAAAACAACCTTCTTCTTGCAATTCTTTTAAAAGAGTCCGACCTTCTATTAGTTGTTGAACTAAATAGAGTTGTTTATCGGCTTCAAAGTAAGCAAAAAGATTAGGGATTTGCGGATGATCTTCTAATTGTAATAATCGTTTTGCCTCTTCATAAAATAAAGATACAGATTTTTCTAGTAACTGAGGATTGATTTTAGTGGCTGCGGACGGAAAGAAATGTTTAATTACACACTTAGTATTGAGTCTTCTTGTATCTTCACCTAAATAAGTTCGACTAAACCCACCTCTGCCTAGCAATTCAACAACTCGGTAACGATTTTCTAGAAGTGGGGTTAATTGAGCACCACAAGATTGACAAAATTTACTGATGTCTGCGTTGTATGGATTTTGGCATTCTGGATTAAGGCAGAAAATCATATTAATTAAGAGGAAATAGTTAAGATATTCAGAGATTATTTAATAAGTTATTTAATTAATATGTTATCTAAACATATGAGATAGTGAACAGATCAAACTTATTAATATCTTCCAGTCCTAAAAATTGCCATATCGCCATAACTATGGAGGAAATATCAGGATTGGAAAACCGACTTGACCTTAGTTAGTTATGACTGTAATTCCTTGCAGAACCGCCTGACAAGTCAAGCTCTAAGCTCAACTGAGCATGAGGAAGAGAAACAAATTTATAATTCTTTTCTTTCTCCATGTTTCCGTTTCGATTAACGAGTTTGGTATACTGAAGACTTAATCTTGAGGGGTTAACAAGAGCAGTCGCTTTTCGTGCAAAGACCGGATGGTAAAAAGATCTACATTAAGTGATTTGATTAGCTCCCCTACATTTTGATTAACGCTGGAATGGAGAGAGGTTGGACTTCGCCCTCCAAAATCAGCTTCCCTGCGCTCTAAGCTATCACATCGGCTCAAAAACTCGTATTCAACTTCGGAAAGATTAACTATCTCATAATCTGGGTTAAATAGGGAACAACTTGGCCAACCTTGTAGACAAGGATTGCGTTCTGGAATTGCGCTAAGAAACTGAGTATCATCTGACCAGTCAATTTTGGGTAAAGGAGGTCTAGCCAGAAAGAACTCATAATGGCTAAAACTTTCAGGATCTAAAATCTCTGCCAGACGATACTTTTGGCGATCGCTCATGGTTTCTACTCTTGCCATTAATTCAGGATTTTTACCCAAAATTCTCTCTAAATCCCAGTTTTGCGGATTAGAAAAGCCCACAAATTCTAACCCTGAAGCATCTATTAACTCAAATAAAGTATTCACATTGTAATCAATCTCTTGGGGATGAACATACATATCAGCAAAAGATTCGTCTCGATGATTTTCTAAAGACCAACGTTCCTTTTCTCGTTTCAGCAAACGGTTATTTTGGGGAAGGGAAGCAAAAATACTCCTTCCTACCTTCACCCCATCAACATAATCACCTTGCTTGTCTCCTTGAACCAGAGCTATAGCTTCCTGCATCAAGCTAATTTCCCACCTTCCCAGTTCGCCATAGACAAAAATATGCATTATCCCCCCAGGAGCCAGTTTAGCTGCTAAAGACTGAATTCCTCGGACTGGATCAGGTAAATGATGGAGTACCCCAACGCAATTGATTAAATCAAATTCTCCTGGTAATCGAGCGACTTCGTAGAGACTCAGATGATGAAATTCTACGCGATCAGCACCAGAACGCCGACATCTTTCCCTAGCTACCTCTAACGCACCCGCGCTCAAATCAACCGCCACTACCTGCGCTTCTGGGTTCAGGTGGACTAAATACTCTGTCCCCACTCCTGTACCACACCCAGCGTCTAAAACCCTTACCTTTCGGTTAGGTGGGGTTCTTCCGGTACAAAATTCATATGCAGTCAACCAATTCCAACGCCAGTTATAACCTGGTGGTGGCTCATCTAATAATGGTTCTGGAGGAAAAGGATATGTATCATAAAGTCGCTGCACAGCAGCGCTAATCTTTTGGGGGGTATCCATCGTTGCTAATTGAGAATACACAAGTTCAGACTTCAGGATACCTTTATTTCACCACTATTTTCATGTTTAAAGACCACCAGAATAGCTAGATTGACCAAAATTGCGATCGCCAAATGTAACAAAACTTAACCTTTTACTTAGCAAGTTACCAGAAATCGACTATGATTTCCCCGTAGAGCTAAGTAACAAGTTCTACACATTTCTTA
Encoded proteins:
- the atpE gene encoding ATP synthase F0 subunit C yields the protein MEPIVAAASVLGAGFAIGLAAIGSGIGQGTAAGEAVAGIARQPEAEGKIRATLLLTLAFMESLTIYGLVIALVLLFANPFA
- a CDS encoding F0F1 ATP synthase subunit B' — translated: MFAKEGEMFDFDATLPLMAVQFLLLAFILNALLYKPLGQALDERDEYIRQTEQGAKGKIAKAEQLRQEYEQKLAQTRRQSQTVIADAQAEAKKLGAQKIAEAQQEAVAKREQAAQEIEVQKQEAMRSLEQQVDILSRQILEKLLGVQLANR
- a CDS encoding F0F1 ATP synthase subunit B gives rise to the protein MGNFWLLEIAEAQSHGGFGINLDILETNLINLAILVGVLVYFGRKVLANILGERQARIGASIQEAEQQQQEAAKALAVAEKQLAEAEAEAERIRQSAVESAKTSREAILRKADQDVERMKQTAAQDLNADRDKAIAELRERVATLAMQKVESQLQSILDESTQQKLVDSSLAQLGGGS
- the atpA gene encoding F0F1 ATP synthase subunit alpha — protein: MISIRPDEISNIIKQQIEQYDRDVKVSNVGTVLQVGDGIARIYGLEKAMAGELLDFEDGTVGIALNLEEDNVGAVLMGEGREIQEGSSVIASGKIAQVGVGEALIGRVVDALGRPIDGKGEINTTETRLIESMAPGIIERRSVYEPMQTGITAIDAMIPVGRGQRELIIGDRQTGKTAIAVDTILNQKEEDVICVYVAIGQKASTVAQVINVLEENGAMAYTIVVAANANEPATLQYLAPYTGATMAEYFMYKGKATLIIYDDLSKQAQAYRQMSLLLRRPPGREAYPGDVFYLHSRLLERAAKLSNELGEGSMTALPIIETQAGDVSAYIPTNVISITDGQIFLSSDLFNSGLRPAINPGISVSRVGSAAQTKAMKQVAGKLKLELAQFDDLQAFAQFASDLDKTTQDQLARGQRLRELLKQPQYSPLSVYEQVATVYAGLNGYLDDIPVEKIVSFAKGLRDYLKSSKPTYVQLVRTEKKLGDEAENLLKEAIVEFKKNFLATA
- the atpB gene encoding F0F1 ATP synthase subunit A, yielding MLSALNISNSLTIASLEVGHHFYWQLGNLKVHGQVFLVSWFVIAVLVIASLAATRNIKRIPQGIQNLMEYALEFIRDLAKSQLGEKEYRPWVPFIGTLFLFIFVSNWSGALLPWKLIKLPDAELAAPTNDINTTVALALLTSLAYFYAGFKKRGLGYFKKYIEPTPILLPIAILEDFTKPLSLSFRLFGNILADELVVAVLVLLIPLFIPLPVMALGLFTSAIQALVFATLAAAYIHEAMEGHGDEGHEEHS
- a CDS encoding bifunctional serine/threonine-protein kinase/formylglycine-generating enzyme family protein, which codes for MIFCLNPECQNPYNADISKFCQSCGAQLTPLLENRYRVVELLGRGGFSRTYLGEDTRRLNTKCVIKHFFPSAATKINPQLLEKSVSLFYEEAKRLLQLEDHPQIPNLFAYFEADKQLYLVQQLIEGRTLLKELQEEGCFNQSLLVKDLLDITQILQFIHSIPVIHRDLKPENIIRRHKDGKLVLIDFGISKQLTGTMDTKFGITTGTPGYAPQEQMLYGDSSTSSDLYALGATSLHLLTGTHPFYLYNPRDNCWLWREQLQVKGISINDKLANIIDKLLADLPTRYKFADELIDDLNSLVLPQKSEFIPQIFSLTPLNPVSQIKLKQFEFEVVTIDGLGKEINRYSDTCEYFSEDLGNQLFLEMVYISGGEFVMGSPSTEKDRDTYESPQHKVTLAPFFLGKYPISQAQWRAVANLPEINCPLNPDPAKFKGDNRPVESVSWQDAVEFCARLSRKTGKKYCLPSEAQWEYSCRSGTTTPFHFGETITADLANYDGTYNYATGPKGRNRWETTPIGSFSLANGFGLYDMHGNVWEWCADPWHTNYRDAPTDGNVWEKGGNNNYRVFRGGSWHSLPLVCRSAYRYRYPPVYRYNSIGFRVAVV
- a CDS encoding ATP synthase subunit I — its product is MVFVYVWLIYSLNVALNYLIGACTGVVYLRMLGKDVARLSPERMKLSKARFALFIGLIILAARWDQLQIMPIFLGFLTYKAAVVVYMLRSI
- a CDS encoding F0F1 ATP synthase subunit gamma; amino-acid sequence: MANLKTIRDRIQSVKNTKKITEAMRLVAAAKVRRAQEQVIATRPFADRLVQVLYGLQNRLGFENGNLPLLRQREPKCIGLLVVTGDRGLCGAYNTNIIRRAENRASELKAEGKDYKFILVGRKAIQYFQRREQPIDATYTGLEQVPTSAEASKIADELLSLFLSESVDKIELVYTKFVSLISSRPVIQTLLPLTIQGLEATDDEIFHLTTRGGDFEVTREKVASQSKALPQDMLFEQDPLQILDALLPLYLNNQLLRALQESAASELAARMTAMNNASDNAKELIGTLTLSYNKARQAAITQEILEVVGGAEALQG
- the atpH gene encoding ATP synthase F1 subunit delta, producing MKAVRSEIVEPYAEALMSIAKDNDLTEKIGEDMSAILNLLGKSSDFRDFLNNPIIKAESKKNVLQQVLGSEIQAYTLNILQLLVDRRRSAFIEPLCQQYRALLRAMNQTVLAQVTSAVPLTESQMQSVQGKVKGMTQAREVELETKIDPDIIGGVIIKVGSQVLDASLRGQLRRLGLRLNSAK
- a CDS encoding class I SAM-dependent methyltransferase, producing MDTPQKISAAVQRLYDTYPFPPEPLLDEPPPGYNWRWNWLTAYEFCTGRTPPNRKVRVLDAGCGTGVGTEYLVHLNPEAQVVAVDLSAGALEVARERCRRSGADRVEFHHLSLYEVARLPGEFDLINCVGVLHHLPDPVRGIQSLAAKLAPGGIMHIFVYGELGRWEISLMQEAIALVQGDKQGDYVDGVKVGRSIFASLPQNNRLLKREKERWSLENHRDESFADMYVHPQEIDYNVNTLFELIDASGLEFVGFSNPQNWDLERILGKNPELMARVETMSDRQKYRLAEILDPESFSHYEFFLARPPLPKIDWSDDTQFLSAIPERNPCLQGWPSCSLFNPDYEIVNLSEVEYEFLSRCDSLERREADFGGRSPTSLHSSVNQNVGELIKSLNVDLFTIRSLHEKRLLLLTPQD